DNA from Chitinophaga pendula:
AGGTTACGGTACGCAGCGGAAAAAGGATGTTACCGGTGCTGTAAAGACGCTGAAGTCATCAGAGTTTAACAAGGGTATTGTGAATTCACCACAGGAGTTACTGCAAGGTAAAGTGTCTGGTGTGAATGTAACAGCTGTGAGTGGCGAGCCGGGAGGTACGCAAGGTATTACCGTTCGTGGTCCCGGAGGTATCCGTACCGGTAGTACACCGTTATTTGTAATTGATGGATTGCCATTAGACAATGCGAGCACCGGCGGTGGAGATCCACTGACGACCATCAATCCGCAGGACATCGAATCAATGGATGTACTGAAAGACGCTTCTGCTACTGCCATCTATGGTGCCCGTGGTGCCAACGGTGTAATACTGATCACTACTAAAAAAGGGAAGGCCGGCGCTTCTACACTGCAATTCTCCTCTAGTGTGGGTGTGTCAAAAGTTTCCAAAGAGCTGCCGGTATTATCTGCTGACGAATTCCGTAAGGAAGTGGTAAAAGTAGGCGGTACACTGGATGATAAGGGGGGGAATACCAACTGGCAGAAGGAAATATTCCGGACGGCCCTTACTCAGAACCATAATCTGGCACTGAGCGGTGGTTCCAATAAGCTGACTTACTATGCGTCTTTCGGCATGCAGAAGCAGCAAGGCATCATTAAGAATAACGAAATGAACCGTTATTCCGGTCGCTTCAACGCTACACAGAAATTCTGGGATAACGATCGTCTCGTAATAGATGTGAATCTGGGCATCAGCAATACCAAAAATCTTCGTCCGCCGGTTAGCTCTATTATTGGTAGTGCGTTGTCAAACAATCCTACGTATTCAGCATATGGACCGGATGGGAAATGGGCTTCTTACCAAGGTCTCACCAACCCATTGATGTATTTTGATAATGATTATGACCTGGGTAACATTACCCGTATTACCGGTAATATCTCTCCTTCCCTCCGCATCATCAAAGGGCTGGTATATAAGCTCAACTTTGGTATTGACAATTCTAACAGTAACAGGGATATCGTTTCCAAAGCTACAGCTGTACCACAGAGAGATGGCCGCCTGGAGACCTGGAACAACTATAATCGCAATACCCTCATTGAGAACTACCTGACTTATAACATTGAAAAAGGTGGACATAACGTGTCTGCGTTGGTAGGACATTCCTACCAGAAGTTGTTTATCCAGGGTAGAAATACCAGCATTAACAAATTTGCGGTGGGAACGATCGATCCGATCTATAATCCGGGAGTAGGACAGGAGTTAACGCTTTTAGGTAATATGCCAGGTGGTTTTGCGGAGATCAACGAATTACAATCTTTCTTTGGCAGGGTTACCTACCAGTATCGGGATAAATACCTGGCTACCGCCAACTTCAGGATGGATGGTTCTTCCAAATTCGGAAGTAATAATAAGTATGGGTACTTCCCATCTTTCTCACTTGGATGGCGCGTTTCAGAAGAGCCTTTCCTAAAAGGATCTACACTGCTTAGCAACCTGAAACTGCGTGCTGGTTGGGGACAAACCGGTAACCAGGAAATCCCAGCCAAGATCACACAACCGTTTTATACTTCTCAAATAGGCGGTGGTATTGGTTATCCGTTGTATCCCAGTGGCCCTGCTATCCCAGGTACGGTTTACAAACGCCTGGCCAACCCAGATATTCAGTGGGAGGTTTCCAAACAAGTGGATCTGGGTGTAGACTTTTCGTTGTTCAACGGTGCATTGTCTGGTACTGTAGATTATTTCCGGAAAGTGTCCAGCAATATGCTTTTGAATGTTGTAGCTGCTGACCCGGTATCTCCAACGTCTACTTATTGGACGAATGTCAAGAATATGAATATTGTTAATTATGGAATAGAGATCGACTTGGATTATCATAAAACATTCTCTTCGGGCCTTAGCTTTAATATAGGAGGTAACATTACTTTCCTAAATAACAAAGTGCAGAATTCTCCATTTAAAGTAATTCCATCCGGTTCAGCTACCGGTGCTGGGCTTACCTCTACTACAATTAATGGTTACGTGAATGGACAGCCTATTGGTACCTTTTTCCTCAAAGAATGGAAGGGATTTGACGCCAATGGAGTGAGTATTTATGGAGATACGAACAAGGATGGTATTGTAAGTGACGAGGATCGTATTGCTGCGGGTACTGCATTACCTAATAAGATGTATAGCTTTTTTGGTAGTGTTAATTATAAAGGATTTGATCTGACCGTTAATTTTAACGGTGTAGCAGGCAATAAAATATATGATAACACTACTAATGCGGCCTTCTCCAAATTGCAGCTGTTTAAAAGTCAGAACGTAACGCCAGAGGCGCTTCAATATCCGCAGGAGGCAACTAATAATCCGGCGCCGGTAAGCACCCGATATTTGAAGGATGGCGCCTTCTTACGTCTTAACAACTTAACGCTGGGGTACAATTTTAATACCCGTGCATTAGGTCTTAATAACTATATCAGCAACCTGCGTCTTTCTGTGACCGGTCAGAATCTTTTTGTGATCACCAAGTATAATGGGTATGATCCGGAGGTGAATACAGACAAACAGGTCGAAGGCGTGTATTCGTACGGTATTGACTACATGAGCTATCCTAAAGCCAGGTCTATCGTATTTGGTTTAAATGTTTCATTCTAAGCATTCAAGTAAACAACATGAAAAAGATTCAATTATATATACTGATCTTATTGGCAGGTGTGGCTGTTGCCGGTGGATGTACCAAACTGAAAGAGGACGTACTGGATGAAGTTCTCATTTCACGGCAATCAGAAAAGGAAGTAGCAGAAGGATTGATGGTAGGGGCTTATACCAACCTGCCTGATATTTGGTTACATACTAACTATTTTGCCCTGCAGGAAATATCTACGGATGAAGCCATTCTCCCATACCGCGGGGGCAAAGACTGGGGAGATAATGGTATTTATCTCTCTTTACATAAACATGAAACGACCAGTAGCGATCCTAACGTTCGTAATACCTGGAATAATATCATGCAGGGTGCCTCGCGTGCCTTTACTGCTATCGAGGTATTAAAGAACAACAAAGATGCAAATGCACCACTTTTCCTGGCAGAAGCAAGAGGGATGGTGGCTTACTACTC
Protein-coding regions in this window:
- a CDS encoding SusC/RagA family TonB-linked outer membrane protein, which codes for MNQIYLKKRNLALVFAFLPLCDAIPLVAHAGALPIPTAGYAVMQQKTITGTVRDAISGEPLIGATVGVKGILKTTSTDGKGNFSISVPENVTTLVVSFVGFVTQEVPLDGKPLTVLLRASSTDLSQVVVVGYGTQRKKDVTGAVKTLKSSEFNKGIVNSPQELLQGKVSGVNVTAVSGEPGGTQGITVRGPGGIRTGSTPLFVIDGLPLDNASTGGGDPLTTINPQDIESMDVLKDASATAIYGARGANGVILITTKKGKAGASTLQFSSSVGVSKVSKELPVLSADEFRKEVVKVGGTLDDKGGNTNWQKEIFRTALTQNHNLALSGGSNKLTYYASFGMQKQQGIIKNNEMNRYSGRFNATQKFWDNDRLVIDVNLGISNTKNLRPPVSSIIGSALSNNPTYSAYGPDGKWASYQGLTNPLMYFDNDYDLGNITRITGNISPSLRIIKGLVYKLNFGIDNSNSNRDIVSKATAVPQRDGRLETWNNYNRNTLIENYLTYNIEKGGHNVSALVGHSYQKLFIQGRNTSINKFAVGTIDPIYNPGVGQELTLLGNMPGGFAEINELQSFFGRVTYQYRDKYLATANFRMDGSSKFGSNNKYGYFPSFSLGWRVSEEPFLKGSTLLSNLKLRAGWGQTGNQEIPAKITQPFYTSQIGGGIGYPLYPSGPAIPGTVYKRLANPDIQWEVSKQVDLGVDFSLFNGALSGTVDYFRKVSSNMLLNVVAADPVSPTSTYWTNVKNMNIVNYGIEIDLDYHKTFSSGLSFNIGGNITFLNNKVQNSPFKVIPSGSATGAGLTSTTINGYVNGQPIGTFFLKEWKGFDANGVSIYGDTNKDGIVSDEDRIAAGTALPNKMYSFFGSVNYKGFDLTVNFNGVAGNKIYDNTTNAAFSKLQLFKSQNVTPEALQYPQEATNNPAPVSTRYLKDGAFLRLNNLTLGYNFNTRALGLNNYISNLRLSVTGQNLFVITKYNGYDPEVNTDKQVEGVYSYGIDYMSYPKARSIVFGLNVSF